From the genome of Triticum aestivum cultivar Chinese Spring chromosome 3B, IWGSC CS RefSeq v2.1, whole genome shotgun sequence, one region includes:
- the LOC123067241 gene encoding LEAF RUST 10 DISEASE-RESISTANCEUS RECEPTOR-LIKE PROTEIN KINASE-like 1.2, producing the protein MIIPLLVLLLAFVLRLHPVASTEDLATCSPNACGNLIVAYPFWLEDEGQPPCGSPSFQINCNGGQAFLSRSLFGGYQVLEIFTENSSFIAVDNNLPLDDGCPPWWFNISLGLGLGPYTISKKNSEVVVLYNCTKQQQQVAPPGFSRMGCADESFYRLGGAYGDHQREQSGLPPSCRVAVVPVLGFADGSDYVPSMRQGFLLEWLVASGDCTKCVTSGGQCSYANDGTGFSCNCSDGVPPIDCGEFTELDSAP; encoded by the coding sequence ATGATAATCCCGCTCTTAGTATTGCTCTTGGCTTTCGTGCTTCGATTGCATCCGGTGGCTAGCACGGAAGATTTGGCTACATGCTCGCCCAATGCATGCGGCAACCTGATCGTGGCTTACCCGTTTTGGTTGGAGGATGAAGGTCAGCCGCCATGCGGGTCCCCGTCCTTCCAGATCAACTGCAACGGCGGCCAAGCATTCCTCAGTCGCTCCTTGTTCGGGGGCTACCAGGTCCTTGAAATCTTCACCGAGAACTCCTCATTCATCGCCGTGGACAACAACCTGCCGCTAGACGACGGCTGTCCGCCGTGGTGGTTCAATATCTCGCTGGGTCTCGGGCTGGGGCCGTACACCATCAGCAAGAAGAACAGCGAGGTTGTCGTCCTCTACAACTgcaccaagcagcagcagcaggtggCGCCGCCGGGGTTCAGCCGCATGGGTTGCGCCGACGAGTCCTTCTACCGCCTTGGTGGGGCGTATGGCGACCACCAGCGTGAACAAAGCGGGCTCCCTCCATCGTGTCGTGTCGCAGTGGTTCCGGTCCTTGGTTTCGCTGATGGCAGCGACTATGTCCCCAGCATGAGACAGGGGTTTCTTCTCGAGTGGTTGGTGGCGTCAGGCGATTGCACCAAGTGCGTGACAAGCGGCGGGCAGTGCAGCTATGCCAACGACGGCACCGGGTTTTCCTGCAATTGCTCCGACGGCGTGCCACCAATAGATTGCGGTGAGTTCACCGAACTCGACTCTGCACCCTAG